One Ficedula albicollis isolate OC2 chromosome Z, FicAlb1.5, whole genome shotgun sequence DNA window includes the following coding sequences:
- the MSMP gene encoding prostate-associated microseminoprotein — MQAQKMGCAWGRLCLLLSLLLQLPGSQAKCYFQAKAPCEYEGKQFSIGESWLSTNCLLCTCLHPIGVGCCETTQHPIDFPDWCEAHYDSQTCQISVVQKANPSLPCVKSVEHEWGSAGTPEPLVNKVLGAGLSR; from the exons ATGCAAGCACAGAAGATGGGGTGTGCTTGGGGCAGGCTTTGCctgcttctttccctcctcctccagctgccaggctcCCAGGCCAAATGCTACTTCCAGGCTAAAG ctccctgtgagTACGAAGGGAAACAGTTCTCCATTGGAGAATCGTGGTTGAGCACCAActgcctgctctgcacctgCCTGCACCCCATTGGCGTGGGCTGCTGTGAGAC cacccagcacccgATCGACTTCCCTGACTGGTGCGAGGCCCACTACGACTCACAGACCTGCCAGATCTCGGTAGTGCAGAAGGCCAACCCCAGCCTGCCGTGCGTGAAGAGCGTGGAGCACGAGTGGGGCTCGGCCGGTACCCCCGAGCCGCTGGTGAACAAGGTGCTGGGCGCGGGGCTGAGCAGATAG